A single window of Dermochelys coriacea isolate rDerCor1 chromosome 2, rDerCor1.pri.v4, whole genome shotgun sequence DNA harbors:
- the LSM5 gene encoding U6 snRNA-associated Sm-like protein LSm5 yields MAANATTNPSQLLPLELVDKCIGSRIHIVMKSDKEIVGTLLGFDDFVNMVLEDVTEFEITPEGRRITKLDQILLNGNNITMLVPGGEGPEV; encoded by the exons ATGGCGGCCAACGCGACTACCAACCCGTCTCAGCTCCTGCCCCTCG AGCTTGTGGACAAGTGTATAGGTTCACGTATTCACATTGTGATGAAGAGTGATAAAGAAATTGTTGGCACACTCCTAGGATTTGATGACTTCGTCA ATATGGTGTTAGAGGATGTTACAGAGTT CGAAATCACACCTGAAGGAAGAAGAATCACAAAATTAGATCAGATCTTGCTAAATGGAAATAACATAACAATG CTGGTTCCTGGAGGAGAAGGACCTGAAGTGTAA